The following proteins are co-located in the Streptomyces sp. NBC_00435 genome:
- a CDS encoding MBL fold metallo-hydrolase, which produces MTGSRPLRPRLRALRPEAFGADPSGARLERIRRSPNFADGVFQNPIGTRTRPSGSMAEFAKIYFHKEQRLRRSPGAPIPVYPTTLAELAKPPAGGLRLTWMGHSSVLAEIDGRRVLFDPVWGDRCSPFPFAGPKRLHPVPVPLASLGEVDVVVISHDHYDHLDLPTIKALAGTDTVFAVPLGVGAHLERWGVPAGRLRELDWNETTEVAGLSLTATPAQHFCGRGLRNQQFTLWASWVVAGDEHRIYHSGDTGYFPGFKEIGATHGPFDATMIQIGAYSEFWTDIHMTPEEGLRAHLDLQGGTPHGTPHGTMLPIHWGTFNLAPHPWDEPGEGTVAAAERAGAAIALPVPGQPFEPGAADAPSAPWWRPFVASGPPVPVTGSRTAPAVARPAAVTHEESEAVGS; this is translated from the coding sequence TTGACCGGCTCCCGTCCCTTGCGTCCACGGCTGCGCGCGCTGCGGCCCGAAGCCTTCGGCGCGGACCCGTCCGGTGCCCGGCTGGAGCGGATCCGGCGCTCGCCGAACTTCGCCGACGGAGTGTTCCAGAACCCGATCGGTACCCGGACCAGGCCCTCCGGGTCGATGGCCGAGTTCGCGAAGATCTACTTCCACAAGGAGCAGCGGCTCCGGCGCAGCCCCGGCGCGCCCATCCCGGTGTATCCGACGACCCTCGCCGAGCTCGCGAAGCCCCCGGCCGGTGGCCTGCGGCTGACCTGGATGGGCCACTCCAGCGTGCTCGCCGAGATCGACGGGCGCCGGGTGCTCTTCGACCCGGTCTGGGGCGATCGGTGCTCCCCCTTCCCCTTCGCCGGCCCCAAGCGGCTGCACCCGGTGCCGGTCCCGCTGGCCTCGCTGGGCGAGGTCGACGTCGTCGTGATCTCGCACGACCACTACGACCACCTCGACCTGCCGACGATCAAGGCCCTGGCCGGTACGGACACGGTCTTCGCGGTCCCGCTGGGCGTCGGCGCGCACCTGGAGCGCTGGGGTGTCCCGGCCGGCCGGCTGCGCGAGCTCGACTGGAACGAGACCACCGAGGTCGCCGGGCTCTCGCTCACCGCCACCCCGGCCCAGCACTTCTGCGGCCGCGGACTGCGCAACCAGCAGTTCACCCTGTGGGCGTCCTGGGTCGTCGCGGGCGACGAGCACCGGATCTACCACAGCGGGGACACCGGCTACTTCCCCGGCTTCAAGGAGATCGGCGCCACCCACGGGCCGTTCGACGCCACGATGATCCAGATCGGCGCGTACTCCGAGTTCTGGACCGATATCCACATGACGCCCGAGGAGGGCCTGCGCGCCCACCTCGACCTCCAGGGCGGCACGCCGCACGGCACGCCGCACGGCACGATGCTGCCGATCCACTGGGGCACCTTCAACCTGGCCCCGCACCCGTGGGACGAGCCGGGGGAGGGCACGGTGGCCGCTGCGGAGCGGGCCGGGGCGGCGATCGCGCTGCCCGTACCGGGACAGCCCTTCGAGCCGGGCGCGGCGGACGCGCCGAGCGCGCCGTGGTGGAGGCCGTTCGTGGCCTCGGGCCCGCCCGTACCCGTCACCGGGTCCCGGACCGCCCCGGCGGTCGCGCGGCCGGCCGCGGTGACCCATGAGGAGTCGGAGGCGGTGGGCTCCTAG